From the genome of Dehalococcoidales bacterium:
AGTATATCGAGGTCTTCTACAACCGGCAGCGCCGGCAGGCAAGACTCGGGTTCCTGTCACCGGTGGTCTACGAGCAAAGATACTATGCAGGACTGCTGGCGGCATGAATGGTTTGGTGTCCACTATTGACATCCGACGTCACACCGGCAGAAGAGGCTATTGGAGATGGAGCTTGAGTCGCTGGTAGTACCGGAGGCCAATGCTGCAGAGGAGGCTGGTAGGTTAGTGAGGGACATGCCCGGACTCTGGTCGAAGGCAGACCTTGAAGAGAGGCGGAAGCTCCTGATGGCGATGCTCGATGCGGTCTATTTTGATACAAAGCAGACGAAATCGGTGGTAGCAGTAAGGCCGAAGCCGCCCTTCCGGCCTGTCTTCCGGGTGGCGGCTTCGCGTGAGGGTTCCGATATTCGTATTATTAACGAGTCTCTAGATGGCTCTTCCGTGTTTCTGGTGGAGACGGGGGAGAGTCGAACTCCCCGTCCAGAAGAGACTACCCAGGATATCCTACAGGCATAGTCAACTCTTTGTTCTTACCCGGTGAGCCTCTGCTGACGGAGTCACGCCGGGCCAGTCGATTTTTCTTTCACCACCCTTATCGACGTCCGGGTAGTGGCACCTCGGCATTATTTCACCCAATCCCAACCCACCGAGGAGAGGCCGGGTTGGATGTGCTACCTTTCTTAGTTAGGCAGCGACTAGTACTGGTTCTTCGCCAGTTATGTTTTGCCACCTGTTTAATGAGGGTGATGGCAACCTCAGCCTGCAATCCTGTAGCATACCTCCCCTGTCGAAACCACGCGTCCCCATTCATTGTTACCACGTGTGGCCGTGGAAGGTGTTGTCCGTCACCTCCTATGGCTGACTCTTGCCTTCATAGCACGCTGGATAATTCGGTCCGTTTCGCGTTTATGTATTGCTTCGCGCTTATCATACATCTTTTTGCCCTGGGCCAGCCCTATATCGAGCTTGGCCAGACTATTCTTGATATACAATCGTAATGGTACCAGGGTTAAAC
Proteins encoded in this window:
- a CDS encoding IS3 family transposase; this encodes YIEVFYNRQRRQARLGFLSPVVYEQRYYAGLLAA